In the Orcinus orca chromosome 19, mOrcOrc1.1, whole genome shotgun sequence genome, CCACCAGACAGGGGTGCGCTTCCTGCGGTGCCCAGCAGCCATGACGGTCATGCATCTCGCCAAGTTTCTCCGCAACAAGATGGACGTGCCCAGCAAGTACAAGGTGGGTCCCTGGGCCCTTTCGAAAAACGCGTCCGTGTGTGGATGTATCTGACAATCTGTGCGTCTCAGCCACGGTTCAGGGCTGGCTGGGTGTCACCGAGGGCCTGCACGGTTGTGTAACTGAGCCCGTGTAGAAGGGTAACTGAAAACTAGATTGGGGTGGGGCAGTCTGCGTCTGCTGAAGCCAGTGTGCAGAGGTGCAGGAGACcaagatggtgtgtgtgtgtgtgtgtgtacatgcttGCACGTTTAGAACTATGGCAGAGGTGTGTGTGTAAAAATGCAGGGCCTTACCTGGGCCAGCTGGCTGTGGGAATGCTGGTCTGAAATTGCCAAGGAGCTCGAGGACATCGCTTCTCAAATTTGAACATGTATGTGACCCCctagagatcttgttaaaatgcagatgcaggttcttttttcttttggctgtgcctaGAGGcatgcggagtcctaaccactggaccgccagggaagtcccaaaatgcagattctgattgagTAGATTTTGCATTTCTGGCAAGCTCCCAGGTGCTTCCGGTGCTGTTGGTCCATGGACTCTTGAGGCTCTAGGACAGTGGATCCCAAACTTTGCCACATGTCAGAATTACGTGAGGGGTTGCCTATCGAGATTAAAACTCGATTCATGTCATACCAGTTAAAACCATCTCTGGGAGTGAGATCCAAGCACTGGTGTGATTCCACGGTGCAGCCTGGGTGAGAGTCGTTGCTCCACAAGTTCCTTCTCACCTGGGCCTTTTCTTTGCCTGTTAGCTCCTCTGGAGAACATGCCAGAGATAGAAGGGGACCCAGACCACCGTGTGGattgctggggctggggctggggctgttgATGATGTGGGTATCTTCCCTTCCCACCTGCTGGTCAGGAGTGATGTTGGAACAACTCTGATAGGGAAGTCGAATCCATCATGAAACCCCAGAGTAATGAGGGACCACCTGCTTGGAGCCTCTTTGCCAAACAGCTGGAAGCTTGAGCTGTGTCCTCCCGTTCCTCCTCCAGGTTGAGGTTCTCTATGAGGACGAGCCGCTGAAGGAATACTACACCCTCATGGACATCGCCTACATCTACCCCTGGCGGCGGGTGAGTGGGTGGGGTGGTACCAGCAAGGGGACAGGGCCGAAAGGGGACACGGGGCCATCACGTGGGCCACCCTGCTCTAATCACAGTTTATCCCTCGTCTCATGAGCTGGACATGTCCAGGGTGGCCTGCCACACACCAGGTACGCCTCCGGACGCTCTCTCACTGATGACTTTCCGCactcagaaggagaaaaggacCCCTGGGCAGCCCACGTGCCCCAGCTGGGTGTGGAGGAGTGAACTTTGCCTTCTGCTCTTtggcctccctctctcctttttctgtcTCTGGTCTCACGTGCGCTCTcttcctctctgggtctctgtgtgCCCCTGTCTCTCCGGCCTTGCTTGGTCAGTCCCACGTCGCgtgtctcctcctctctctccagtcTTTCTCCTCTCCAAGGCCCGGACCTTCCCTTCTCCCTGTTTGGGTGCCGTGGGGTGAAGGTGGGTGGCTGCCCCATTAGCCTCTTTCTCCtgacaccctcccctcccctctccctgcagaATGGCCCTCTCCCCCTCAAGTATCGCGTCCAGCCAGCCTGCAAGCGGCTCACCTTGCCCACAGCGCCCACCCCCTCCGAGGGCACCAATACCAGCGGGGCGTCTGAGTGTGAGTCAGTCAGCGACaaggctcccagccctgccaccctgccggccacctcctcctccctgcccagcccagctACCCCCTCCCATGGCTCTCCCAGCTCCCATGGCCCCTCGGCCCCCCACCCGACCTCCCCCACGCCCCCCGCCACAGCCAGTGGGGCCACCACAGCTGCCAACGGGGGCACCTCGAACTGCCTGCAGACACCGCCTTCCACCAGCAGGGGGCGCAAGATGACTGTCAACGGAGCTCCCGTGCCCCCCTTAACTTGAGGAAAGGgaccctctccctccttttccagCTATGCCTCTCCACCCCTCCACTTTTTCTGGGCCCCCTTTTCCACCTCTTCTACTTTCCCCAGCTCCCCCCACCTTAGGGGTCGGGGATgggttttataaataaatctatgtatatatgtacataggaAAAACCAAATATACATACTTATTTTCTGTGGAGCAACCAGATTAACTTAAATGCCACAGGAAGCAAacttgatgtgtgtgtgtatgcgtgggGGATGGGGTGCTCAATTTTAGGCGGTCTTGTGTAATTTGCTCTGCTCTTTTTGGGGGTGCCTAGAGGTGGATTGGTGGGGCCACTTGAGGCTCGGTGAAGCCCTGCCCCATTCTCCTTCTGTTTCCCAAGGCATATGCGGTGTTGGAGGGGCCCCCACCAACCCCCAAAGCTTTAGGCATGACTCGAACTGGCTGTGTATGAGGTCCACCCTGCTTCTCTCCCCATCTTGGCTGCTGTCCTGCCCTGACCCTGACCAGTACCCTCCCCCCCACCATTGTTGAATGTCCAGAGAATTGCTAAGACAGTGCCTTTCACAAACGCAGCCTATCCCCTGGTTCTGAGGAGCAAGTGGGCAGTGGAGAGGGCATCTCCCTTACCTCCTCCTCTTGCAGTAGAAACTTTGTGTAATAGatagttctgccttttttttttccctgtgtgtgtggCCTTTGCATCATTTATCTTGTGGAAAAGAAGACTGAGGCCACAGAAGACCTCAGCCCTTGAACTTCCACTGTGGTGTCAGCATTGTAAACCGCTTCACCCCCTTCTTCCACGCCCCCCACCCAGGAGCCCGCACTAGCAAGGCGGATGGGGAAGTCTCACCTCGGGGCCTGTAGTGGAGAGGTGGAAGGGGGGGTGTTGACCTCAGATAAGCACAGACCCCAGATTTTGCCAAAGGCAAACAGTCCTCCAGTGCCCTCCCCACCCGCAGCTGAGGCCAAGTCAGGAAAGAACAACAGGCATCTAAAAGCACAAGAAGACAGAACCTGTGAGATCTGACCTCAGCTCCATCCCAAGAAGTCAAGTGGTCTTCCCCCTGAGGGGCAGACCCCAACAGACCCCTGCCTACCAGTTTTTCCTCCAATGGACATAGGTCAGATCGGGACGAGGGGAGGAGGCAAGACTATCACAGCCTATGTGTTTGGGGTCAGGTGTCCCCCAGTGGGTTTGTCTGTGTTCACGCCTCGTCCTGTGTCTGAGGTGCCATGGCTGTATCCTCCTCCTGGGACATCTGTATCTCCTGGCTTTGTAATAAATGCTGCGTACTCTCCAGAGCCTGTAGTTCTTTGGGACAGACGGGACAGGGAAAGGGTGGCTGGGTGCCCTGGCCTCCTCCTCTTGTCTCTGGGCTCAGCCTGCCTTGGGGGACCCTATATGGAGTGAACCTCAACTGCCCCCTCCCTGTGGCCAGTCAGGTGTCCCCAGCCCATGTTAAGATCCTGAAGGGGGACCGGTCACGTCCCTCACACCAGTGACCACAAGAACGCCACTCTGGGCCGGCACGCCTATTTAATGCCATCTTTGCCAGCAGGCATTGGGGCAGGGGCCAGTTCCAGCCACCCCAGACTGGAGACCTCGGGTTACGGGAGCAAGTCCTTCACGAGCCAGCTATGGGTACTGGGGTCCCTGGGGTGACCCCTTCTTGGGCCGGTCAGCAGCCGCCCCCTCAGAGTGGGGAGCCCACTTCTGCCTTCTGCACCCGCTCACTCCTGTGGGTGCCATCGCAGTACGGGGGCTTCTGGGTGGCCTTGCAGGTGCAGAGCGCCACCATGCGGGTCTCCCGGGCCTTGAACTTGAGTGGGGATAGGCCAGTGCGTTTGAAGAAGTGGGAGCCATCACAGAAGGGCTggtgagggaaagaaagaaagttagaGACCCAACCCCACCTGCTGAggccgggcagggctgggagaagCAGCACACGGGGCTCAGGGCCCAGACTCCTAAGTGATGCTGCCTGTGTTCGCTACCACACCTGTCTCATCTGTAACGTGACAGTAAAAAGAGTAGCGTCatcccaagaaaataaaatacattatggTTATCATGCACTTTGCCTGTAGAAAGTGTTCAGTAAGTATGAGTCTTTACAGGAGTAGTTTCTGGGGTTCCCAGAGGACCAGGACACAAGAACAATTTTCAGGGCGAAATGGGCCCTTAGGTATCAGCCATGTTTACGCTGATaggtgttttttgtgttttttttttaatggctctgAGTCTCCACTGGTTCACGAAATTCATTTCCTTCTCCACATTCTTGGGGTAAAAACTTCTCTGGGTGGGCTTTAAGACTGGGGTATCAATTTTGTTTGGCTCCAGGAAATAActgggaaggggggaaggggacaTCCCACAGCAAACTGGCTGCCTGGTGTGAGCATCTATGCCCTTCCATCCTGGAAGGTGTTCCTGGGTaatggaaacaggcccagagaggtggttAGCTAGTTAGTTAATGGCAGAGCTGGACCCAAGGCCTCTTGGCCTTGGAGTCAGGGTGGGATAGGAGAATGGATGAGAGAAGTGTGCAGATAAAAATAAGCAACCTGTCCCAGAGGGCAAGAGGCAGAGAGGCACAGAGGGCCCTCCTGTGCTAGGCCTCACCCGTGGGCTGCACAGCGCCACCCCCGTGAGGACCTGCTCAAAGTCCACAGCAAATCAGTGGCAAAGCGGGACTCGGGTCCCTGGGCTGCTGACACCACGCCATGCTGATTGGAGGAACACAGTTCAGAGCCCgctcaagaaagaaagggacccCGGAGGCTAAGAATATGGGGCAGGTTCCTGCTGGACGAAAGGCTCCTGGAGCAGAAGAGAGAAGGAGTTGGAAGCAGGCCGCCAGGCTGACAAGACAGCAAGAAACCAGGGAAGTCACAGAAACTGAGGGAGGGTTTTCAGGAGCAGATGCCAGGAAGGGGCACACAGGGCCAGAGAGGCTGTGCAAAGTCTGCCCAATGCTGGGGTCCAAGGCCTGGGAACCTTTGACCCAGATGCTTCctaggaggaagaaggagagaggggagagagagacagggcagAGCCCGGAGCCTCTGAGAAGGAGGGAGCACCGGAAGAGGAGGACAGAACCCTGGCTCCACCCGACCGGCCCCGGGACTGAGTTTCTGTCTCTCTGGCTGCATCCTGAAGGAGGGATGCAGAGAACGGTGAGCTCAGGGCTGTGAGTGGCGCTGGCCTGAGAGTATCCCTCCCCACCAGTCTCCCTTGTCCCTCAGGTATGTGTGGGAAAAAGAGGAACGTCTTGGGTGGGAGTTCCTGGGCAACATGTAGCGTCCCCAGCCACAGCTGTCATATATCAACGGGAAGGGGGACACAGGTCTCTCACCTGCTTCTTGCTgtggccacacacacaccacctgtAGGTTTTCCCAGCTACCAGCTCCACCTTGATGGGTGTTTTCAGGGCCACCACGGACTTGGCTGGGGTTTGGGGGAACCATTGGGCCTGTGGCAGAGAAGATGAGGGAGTGAGGGTCAGCTCATGCCCTGGAAGCACTTTCTCGCCTGTGGCCTTGTCCAGTTTCCCAAGAGCCTTGGCTGGTGACAGGCTTCCTCTGCAGGAGGCTGATCTGATGCCACCCTGCAAGGACACTCCCCCCAGGACACCATAAGGCCCCTGAGCTCCAGACAGAGAAGAGATTTCAAGGCCATGCAAGCACATAGGTTTCGGGGTCCAGGCCTTCCTTTCAAACCTTGGCTCTCACCTGGGTGCAAGGGACGGGAGGCTCAGGATCCTGCCAGCCTAGGCGGGGGTAACTGCACCTAGGGCTGGGTTTATCAGGCACCGCTGTTCTCAGGGCAGAAGCCTGCTCCCTGCCCTGTGCCCTCTGGCCACTCTATCTCCCCTGAGCCATCGGGAAGGTAGCTATGGACAAGGCAGTCTCAGGCTGAAATCTACAAAGCAGGGCTGACCCATTCTGGTTCCCTCCTCTGGTCTCTACCTTTGGGGTCTCTGGGCCTGGGGGACTAGGGCAGAGAGAAGTGGAAACGGGGTATTGGTGGGTAGTACTTACCAGCCAGGAAGTGATGTCCCGTCTCTGGTTCAGCTTCTGCAAGGCAAGCAGGCATCGCAAGACGGTGGtttggaaacagaaaaatataaagtcaaCGGAAAGCGGAAGACTTCCAGAGGGAAGTCATCTGGGAGGGAAGAGACGACAGGGCTTAGGCGAGTGGGAGAAATACGAGGGTAAGAATAAGGGGTCCCAAGAGAGGAACGGGAATTGCTGGGGGAGGTGCTGGCACCCAGCGGGCGCTCAGGGAGGGCTGCGAAGGACCAGGCGACGTAGGGGCTTCAGGGACGCTCAGCCgaggggcgggcggggcgggctcGGGAGGGGAGTCGGGGGGGGCCGGCCGGCGGGGCCGCGGCTGCTCACCAGGGCCGCCGGCCTCAGGAGCGCCCCCGCGCCGCCCATGTCGGCCCCGCTGCCGCCAGCGCGCCGGCTCCGCCTCGCGCCCCGGTCACCTTCCCGCTTCCCCGCCTCCCAGCGGCCCGGCCCCGCCTCGGCCCGGAAGACGCTGCGGGGCTCGCGCGGTGCGGGCCGCGGGCCTGCGCAAGCCGACCAGCCCCAGCCGCCGGAAGTCGGGCCGAGGAGCCGACCCCGCAGCCGCCTAGGGGACCCCGGGGTGTGGAGGGCTCTCCGGCGCCCCCTTTGGTTCCCGCGTGTCTGCGAATGACCCGCGCGGAGCATCGCCGCTCATTTCCTTGCCTGCGCCTCCCGGGCCCCCCACTTGCGAGCGGGGACCCTGACCGGAACCGTTTTCTCTTGCGGAGCCTTAGGGCAGTGCTTCTAGAAGCGCGGTGCGGACACATCTCGTCGCCTCGGGAGCTTGTTTTATCGGATTCGCGCCTGGCCCAGGCCTACACATTACATTCTTATGGGTGGGGCACAGGTATCTGCGTTTTCAATATGCAGGGTATTTCGGGTACGTTGTGCATTTTGGTCTGTGAACTACTATTCCAGGTGCTTAAAGAAATGTTCATTGACCATCCCCCGACCCCCGATCCCTTCCCAAGGCTCCCACGGATGgcactccctctccctttcccttcagTAAAGCCAGACAAAGCAGGgtctctttggatttttttttttttttgtaaaacattcttttattaaaagaacAAGTGCTGTTTACGAACTGCCCTTCGTACAAATAACATCCGTTATACAAAGATACAAGATCCGAGTTATGCACAATTCCAGGCTTGGAGGTGACGGGGTAGGGGCATTGCCTTTTGGGTTGAGGATATAAAGGAGGCtttagaaagaattaaaaaggagCCCCTGGGTTTGCAAACTGTAGcttcccctccctgctcccctagGAAGGGTCTACTACATTGAGACAGGCTGGGGCGGAAAGGGGGGGACAGGCGAGGAGCCAGGGTTTGGGTCTCCAGTCCCACCACCTAAGTCCCAAGTTGGGCTGAAGGACGTGACCAAAGGGCAATGAAGGCACGCCCTCAGTCCCCAACTTTTCAGTAGATCAAGTCAAAGTGGTTGGGAGCCAGACACACTTTTAATCTGGTTTGATGTGACCGGAGGGAGCCAGGGTACTATGCCCCGCTTTCCTGCAAATTCCCAACTGAAGTGACCTTAATCCCTCCAGGCACCTCTCCCCAGGAAATAAATTGGGATAAAGGAGAACTGGAAGCAGGCTGCCTACCCTTAACTCCGGCCCACCACATACCAAGGAAGATGCTGGAAGCTGGCAGGGGGAGCCTGTGCCTTTGAAAACTTGTCTGCATTTCCAGTTTGGGAAAGGGCAGTGTGGAGAAGGTCACCCTTTCTCAGAGCtggctctttctctttcccaggcTCTGGCTCCCTTCCTAGGAGTACTTCCCTAGAAGTCAGGACAGGAGTGGGCAGGGGTGCTCTCATCGGCCTCAAGGGAAGGGCGCCTGGAGGCAGCAAAAGACCTAGGAGTCTGAGGGGAAAAACTCATAAACAAATCGGAAAAACTTAGAGAAGAAAAGGCAACCTTTAAAGTGTCATTGTCTCTGGAGAGGATCCATCAGCTCTGAGCTAAGACAGTCAGTGCTTCACAGATACCCCCCACCCCGGCACAGCCCTGCACTCACACCACGCGTCACACACACAGGGACAGACGGACAGCCACAAGGAGGCAGCGCAGTGGGACAGGAGAGCCGAGGACCGGGAGGCCAAGGTCCTGAGGgctggtcctggctctgcccctgagCCCCTGCCCCGCTAGGCTTGGAGCTATCACCTGTCAAGCAAGGAGCTGGCTCAAAAGACACCTAAAGacaggtcccttccagctctgacattcgTGCACTAGTTGTGACCTCAAGGCCAGACAGCGGCTCTGCATGCATACTGCAATCACACCTCTGCGCTGAGGGGGATGATGGTACTAAGCGCCACTCTGCATTTTCAAACTCCACTTCCGCCCTGCAAACcacatccttccctcccctagaCAGAGCCATATATAAATCTGCATCCCTTTCTACTCCCCATCCAAATTCATCCTAGAAAAAGGGACTGAGGCTGGGAGCAGGGGCGCGGGGGGGGTGGTGTCTCGGTAGCCATACCCCTTGCACTGGGACCCCACTCCGTCCTGAAGCGCTCCACACCTTTCCTATTATAAAGCTCCCTCGAAAGAGGAAATGCACCACCGCTCTCCTGTCCCCCTGCCCCGAATTGAGGCACAGCACCAATCCATACCCAGCCTGGGTCCCTTCTTCAAATCTAACCTGCCTACCTGCCACTGCACCCCAGCCTGGGGAAAGTCAGAAAACAGAGACTCTTGGAGATGAGAACCCCAGACTCTCGGGtgctggagggaaggggaggtcTTGGTTCCAGTGCACTAAGTCATTTGGACCTCTCACTCTCTGCCACAGCGGCCTTGGGGTGGATTGACTTCCCTCACTGTCCAGAACAGAAGCTGACTTTGGCTGTAAGTGGGCCGGCCTTGGGCAACGGTGTGGGTGTGAATGAGCAACTCTTCTAAGAATCTCTgaaggttatttttcttttcagtggttTGGGGGCAGGGAGTTAGACAGCTTAATAGATGAAGATGAATAAAATGCTGAATTCTATCATTTCTTTCTAACTGATATTTAGCGTTAATAAAAAGTGAGTATTTCTGAGGTCATCACAactgcctcccccctccccccccaagcCCTTGCAAGTGCCTAAGAAATTGCCTCTGAAggatcccacccaccccctccattATCAGCTCCCTAACATCTTACAAAGTCTTATCAACaggaatattaatattattttcagtATCAGAAAAAAACCAGTTGAGCAGCACAGGCAAAAATATATCTGCACTACGTTTCTGTCATTGCCAAAAATATACacatcttcttttctttatttaaaaaacaaaaccaacaacaacaaaaacccaaacagaaacacacacacacacaaatccacaCATGCAAAGAGACTGACTAGACGTGGTCATCAGGGAAGCTGGCCACGCTCCTCCTGGCTCCGACCCCAGTGCACCCGACACAGACACAGGCTTCAACCTCGCCCCTCTCCTGGCTGTCCCACCAGCCCTCAACCTTGGCCACCAAAGGCTCTGGGCCGGTGGGGACTCTTTAAGGTGAGAATTGCCCACTACACCCTGGGGAAATAGCTGGTGGGTGAAGGGACAGTTGTAGGTCAGCATAAGCTTAAGTCTCCcctggtgggtgggggtggggtgcgggaAGGCAGGCTGGCTAATCCTGGGAGGAAGGTTTCACTAAAAGAAGTGGCACTTTACCCCCCTTGCCTCATCCCCCAATCCCTGGGGCTCCCCTTTGCCAGGGAAGCAGGACCAAGTatcagtgggggaaggggagcgcTGAGGGGGCACTGAGACCATGTAGAGTCTGGGGGAGGAAAGGCAGGATATTACCCTGATTcaaagcccccagcccccagttaCTCTCCAGTATTGGAGTACGGTTCTGGTTTTTGTTAACCATTCAGGCCCCAGAGAGAGACCAAAGTTGGTGAGGTGAGAGGGTGCGAACAAGAGCTGGGAGCGCCCCTCTGATACGGCCTCGTCAGAGCACTGCTCCTATCCCTGCCCTCAGCTGCCCGGGCTCCAGcggtagacagacagacagacagacagacggacagacacacgcacacgcatACACGCTCTCTGAGTCAGGCAGCTCCATCTCCCCACCCTCGGCACTCCTAAATCCAATAGTGCAAACAAGGGGCAGGGGATCGAGGGGGCTGAGccacccaccccctgccttcCCCCAGCCCATCACTGGGGCCCACCCCCCAGAGGTAGGGAGGCTTGGCCAAATTTGATGCCATCCTACCCCCTCTTCGGCCCCCCAGTCTGTGGGCTTTTACAAGCTCAGCTTGTGACCCTTGtcgggggcaggggaaggggcccAGCGAGAAACAGTCCAAGGAAGCCCTCTTGCCATCTGCCCAAGTTGGGAAGAAACTGCAGGTCAAGTAGGGCCACCCCTTCTTCCATAAAAGACTTCTGCGCAGGGGCAGGCCCAGGGCCTAGCCCCCCACTTATCCCACTCAAGTGCTAATCCATTTTACGTGGCGGGTTCAACCAACCCCCCACTTATGCCATGGCCCACTTTGCTCTCTGGGGAACCTCAAAACACTCGCTGAGAGTGGGGGCTCCTAGGCGGGCTTGGAGCCTGTCCTCCTTCTGAGCCCCTCACAAAGGGGCCAgtgcagagggggaggggggccagATGGAAGGGGCTCCCCTCTCGGTCTCAGTCCTCGGCACCAGGAGCGCCCCACACTCCCCGGGCCTCAGCACATGCTCTGGGCCGGGGCTCTCCAGTGTCTGGGTGCAGGTGCCTGCTCCAGGCTGGGACCCCTCAGACCAGGATCTGCCCCTCCACTTGGGGGTCAGCAGGAGCCTGGGTGGCTTTAGCCTTTTTCCTGGTTGGCTGAGGCTCCTTTGTCAGCAGTctggaaaaagaggaaggaagactggGGCTTTGGGAGGTGTCTGGGTCCTAACACCCAGTTGAGAATAGCTTCCTGGGTCAAGAAAGCTGACGTTGGGTGCAGTAAGGGTCTGGGCTTTGGCGGCTGCACACCAGGGtcaccttgtgtgtgtgtgtgtttgggggcgtTGCCCTGCATAGGGCACCCAGCTAAGCAGGCACGTGCCAGCTGAGGCCCTTTGCcctcagaaggagaagggagggccTTTCTTGAAATGGCCCACCCAGAGCATCATCTTCTTCTAAATGGTccaatcagagaggaaacagcCTTTCCTAATGGGTCTGCCCAGAGGAACGCCATTTTCTAATTGGTCCTTTCGCTATTAGCCCATGTGCAAAGTGTATCTTTCTTAGATCTGCAGGAGGGCACCCATGTGCTGGCAGAGGCCCTGGGGTCTAGAGCAGGGCACTCTGCTGCCCTAGGGGtcgcttccttcctccttctgatGATGCATCTGATGATGTACCTTCTAATGCTCCCTCGCTGCCCATCCAGAAGGGAGACAGGACGGTCCCTCTGCCCCactcccggcccctcccccaaGCCGGACCCCTTACTTACCCCTCCTTTGGGGCCACTGCCACTGCCATCCGCCCCCGACAGGCTGAGGAAGGGGTTGGTCTGGGCAGTGAGGACTGGAGGTCCgcctgctgctgctactgctgcggCCGCAGCTGCTGCGGCCATGAGACTTGTGTTGTTGCCGAGCGAGGGAGCCACCAGGGCTCCGGCGGGCAGCAGAGGTGGGGCAGATGCTGTGGGCAGCAGGCCAGGAGTGCCCGCGGACAGCAGCGGGGTGGAGCTCCCGGCCAGCAGGCTGGCCATGGGCAACTGGGAGCCCCCGGCCATCTGCAGCCGCTGCAGCTCCCGCTTCTGCTGGATctgctggatcatctggtagaCAACAGTCTGGTGTTCCTGCAAGGGGCCCAGATTGCTTACTGGCCAGTGGTCCCCAGGGTCATCTTGCTCTCACTGGCCTGGGCACCATCCTATCACACTAGGACCATGAGGCAAAAGACCTGGGAGACACTCAAGGTTCTGTCTAActccctcctctgggcctcagtctccccacccaGACCAGAAAGTGGTTGCACACCGTTAGCACTTGGCACAGCTGGGGCCAAGTGCAGGGGGTTTAACATCCCTGGCCCCACCCCCCCCTCACTAAATCAATTCCTCAGTTGCTATGACAACCACAAATGTCCCCAGGGATGGTATGACCCcaagttgagaaacactgaatgAGGTCGTTTTCAACTCccctctttttcatttgttttttcccttaagagtcatttatttttgctttgaataGGCAAAGCATTTTCAGTGTTCCAAAACCCAAAGTGATTTATTAAGGCTTATCTTCAGAAATCTTGCTTTTACCCCTGCTGCCATCTGGCCTCTGTAGATAACCAATTGAATTGGTTTCTTATGTATCTTTCTCATATTTCtttatatgaaaatgaatatttttctattttttcaactccctcctttttaaaaggaagaattcCTTTCCTCCAAAGGAATTTTTAGCAGAACTCAACACACAAGAAAGACCCAAAAGGGGCTGCTCTGGTTGAAGCGGTGTCTGTCACCCGCTTGGCCACCGCTCTACGCAGACCCCGAAGTTCCCCACTGAAGAGCCTTGGGGCTGGAATTGGAAATGCTCAGTAACTGAGGACTCACCACCCTCCAGAACCTCTCGCTAGGATGTGATCTGGGGCCACTACAGCATCCCTTCCCCAGTGCCCAGGGGCCCCCCCGAGAGGAACACTTATGCCCTCTGACCCCACATGACCCTTAGGGGCAACCTCCACCCAGCCTGGGACTGCCCTCCCTGGGCTGGCCCAGACCCTCTGAGAGGGCCCTTCcagcagagctgggggaggggaggtggcccAGGAAGGGAGGGGCATTACCGGGGTCAGCTGTGGGGACGCCAGGAGCTGCTGGAGCTGCTGGAGCTGCTGCTCTTGCTGCTGCAGGAGGTGTCGCTGCTGCTCGGTGAGGCTGAGGCAGGGGGACAAATCACAGACCATGGGAAGGGACAGCGGAACCCTCCTCGCCTGCTCCCCTAACTTCCCAGACTCCCTCAGACccaggtggggagaggcagggatgTGAGATATTAGAGGACTAGAGCGAAACGGACTGAGCTCAGAGAGgacagtgggagggaggcacatcAGAGGGAAGAACTTTCCCAGAAGGAAAAC is a window encoding:
- the PCGF2 gene encoding polycomb group RING finger protein 2 isoform X4 codes for the protein MHRTTRIKITELNPHLMCALCGGYFIDATTIVECLHSFCKTCIVRYLETNKYCPMCDVQVHKTRPLLSIRSDKTLQDIVYKLVPGLFKDEMKRRRDFYAAYPLTEVPNGSNEDRGEVLEQEKGALSDDEIVSLSIEFYEGVRDREEKKGPLENGDGDKEKTGVRFLRCPAAMTVMHLAKFLRNKMDVPSKYKVEVLYEDEPLKEYYTLMDIAYIYPWRRNGPLPLKYRVQPACKRLTLPTAPTPSEGTNTSGASECESVSDKAPSPATLPATSSSLPSPATPSHGSPSSHGPSAPHPTSPTPPATASGATTAANGGTSNCLQTPPSTSRGRKMTVNGAPVPPLT
- the CISD3 gene encoding CDGSH iron-sulfur domain-containing protein 3, mitochondrial, whose product is MGGAGALLRPAALKLNQRRDITSWLAQWFPQTPAKSVVALKTPIKVELVAGKTYRWCVCGHSKKQPFCDGSHFFKRTGLSPLKFKARETRMVALCTCKATQKPPYCDGTHRSERVQKAEVGSPL
- the PCGF2 gene encoding polycomb group RING finger protein 2 isoform X3, which encodes MDDKGHSCHLCGNKVEKRGYLSPSRGHGGWSWVMKGTLTLPPLSTPLCQVCKTCIVRYLETNKYCPMCDVQVHKTRPLLSIRSDKTLQDIVYKLVPGLFKDEMKRRRDFYAAYPLTEVPNGSNEDRGEVLEQEKGALSDDEIVSLSIEFYEGVRDREEKKGPLENGDGDKEKTGVRFLRCPAAMTVMHLAKFLRNKMDVPSKYKVEVLYEDEPLKEYYTLMDIAYIYPWRRNGPLPLKYRVQPACKRLTLPTAPTPSEGTNTSGASECESVSDKAPSPATLPATSSSLPSPATPSHGSPSSHGPSAPHPTSPTPPATASGATTAANGGTSNCLQTPPSTSRGRKMTVNGAPVPPLT
- the PCGF2 gene encoding polycomb group RING finger protein 2 isoform X2 is translated as MFVSQGDAPQSPAPHPGIMHRTTRIKITELNPHLMCALCGGYFIDATTIVECLHSFCKTCIVRYLETNKYCPMCDVQVHKTRPLLSIRSDKTLQDIVYKLVPGLFKDEMKRRRDFYAAYPLTEVPNGSNEDRGEVLEQEKGALSDDEIVSLSIEFYEGVRDREEKKGPLENGDGDKEKTGVRFLRCPAAMTVMHLAKFLRNKMDVPSKYKVEVLYEDEPLKEYYTLMDIAYIYPWRRNGPLPLKYRVQPACKRLTLPTAPTPSEGTNTSGASECESVSDKAPSPATLPATSSSLPSPATPSHGSPSSHGPSAPHPTSPTPPATASGATTAANGGTSNCLQTPPSTSRGRKMTVNGAPVPPLT